The Candidatus Amarolinea dominans genome contains a region encoding:
- a CDS encoding glycosyltransferase translates to MEHPASRIRCSVGVTAHNEAANIGALLDALINQHLYQAEISEIIVVASGCTDDTVPIIERKLAEDERIRLIVQPRREGKTSAINLFLQAATEAICVLESGDTLPREDAVEHMVRMFADPNVGMTGAHKIPVNTPDHIVGLFSHLRLRMEHELCLEIPRLGEMIAFRKVFDQIPPDVAMDEAFVEALVVKRGMQVRYAPDAVVFNTGPDTVSDFVRQRRRNHAGHLYLQHKYGYQVSSIQNGRVLKIALKEIWGAIRLVYTLFLMAFLEGYARVLGWYDFKVKQDRHVVWDMAWTQKADVGAEAQRRLGAQDTAPMATTTNL, encoded by the coding sequence GTGGAACATCCAGCATCACGTATCCGTTGCAGCGTCGGCGTGACGGCGCATAATGAAGCCGCCAACATCGGCGCGCTCCTGGACGCGCTGATAAACCAACATCTCTATCAGGCGGAGATTAGCGAGATCATCGTCGTAGCCAGTGGCTGCACCGACGACACGGTACCGATCATCGAACGCAAGCTGGCCGAGGATGAGCGCATCCGGCTGATCGTGCAGCCGCGGCGTGAGGGCAAGACGTCCGCGATCAACCTGTTTCTGCAGGCGGCGACCGAAGCGATCTGCGTCCTGGAGAGCGGCGACACCCTGCCGCGCGAGGATGCGGTGGAGCACATGGTACGTATGTTCGCCGACCCGAACGTCGGGATGACCGGCGCGCACAAGATCCCCGTCAACACGCCCGATCACATCGTTGGCCTGTTTTCTCATCTGCGCCTGCGCATGGAGCATGAACTGTGCCTGGAAATTCCGCGCCTGGGCGAGATGATTGCGTTCCGTAAGGTGTTCGATCAGATACCACCTGATGTGGCGATGGACGAAGCGTTTGTGGAGGCGCTGGTGGTCAAGCGCGGGATGCAGGTGCGTTATGCGCCGGATGCCGTGGTCTTCAACACCGGCCCGGACACCGTGAGCGATTTCGTGCGCCAACGCCGGCGCAACCATGCCGGGCATCTCTACTTACAGCACAAATACGGCTACCAGGTGTCCAGCATTCAGAACGGACGCGTCCTCAAGATTGCCCTCAAGGAGATCTGGGGCGCCATACGCCTGGTCTACACCCTCTTCTTGATGGCCTTTCTGGAGGGCTATGCGCGCGTTCTGGGCTGGTACGACTTCAAGGTCAAGCAGGACCGTCATGTGGTGTGGGACATGGCCTGGACGCAGAAAGCCGATGTTGGCGCAGAGGCCCAGCGCCGTCTGGGCGCCCAGGACACCGCACCGATGGCGACAACGACGAATCTCTGA
- a CDS encoding right-handed parallel beta-helix repeat-containing protein, translating to MKTVLRTLAIIVGAILAAFVLVVIVAAIAPEVADPAIDMTRHGAGASSVEPSYSGLQRQWPASNEPADNPSTPEKIELGRLLFFDSVLSQANDTSCATCHHPDLGFGDGQPTPKGPSGPLARNAPTLWNAAFTQKLFWDGRSDSLEAQAIFPLTHPNEMSVTDTSALEAELRAIPAYVELFDVAFGGGAQAVAVQHLMQALAAFQRSLLSQNSPFDRYAVGDFDALTPQQRRGLALFRSGATRCFECHTAPTFASDTFRVVGVPDDDPGRAGIVADGQKGAFKTPTLRNIALSAPYMHNGALATLEDVVDFYANGGGHAFDIANVDVFVNGFDLSQQERADLVAFLYALTDESQQPEIPAAVPSGLPVVQPIDNPAHQRVADHNRGGDGQVVPPRAAVTLTVQPGQTIQAVVDRARPGDTVLIPMGVYHETVAVDISDLTIEGIPDGQGDFPTLDGEFKLADGIVASGNNFKLGKLAFKNYNDNGVLVEGATGVHLYDIYAEKTGTYGVYPVRSTNILIERVTVTGVEDAGIYVGQSENAVVRDCVAYANVAGIELENTLNGEVTNCHAYDNTAGLLVFVLPQLTSKISANTRVHDNIIENNNRVNFARGGVVRFVPSGIGVLLMGADRAEIYGNEIKDNKTGGIGIYSLTRTGLFEPNELDIGPLPEGNRIHGNTLAHNGFAPDEFLTKLGVPGSDLIWDGSGAGNTFDQPGASAFPPLLPSQGWPGFLQRAYGNLLNFVIERVM from the coding sequence ATGAAGACCGTGCTCAGGACCCTGGCCATCATCGTTGGCGCCATTCTGGCGGCGTTCGTTCTTGTCGTGATCGTGGCGGCCATTGCGCCCGAGGTGGCCGATCCAGCCATTGACATGACCCGTCACGGGGCCGGCGCCAGCAGCGTCGAGCCGTCCTACTCCGGTTTGCAGCGCCAATGGCCTGCCAGCAACGAACCGGCCGACAACCCCTCCACGCCAGAAAAAATCGAGTTGGGCCGTCTGCTCTTCTTCGATTCCGTCCTTTCGCAGGCCAACGACACATCCTGCGCAACCTGCCATCATCCCGACCTGGGCTTTGGCGACGGTCAGCCGACGCCCAAAGGGCCGTCCGGCCCGCTGGCGCGCAATGCGCCGACGCTCTGGAACGCTGCTTTTACGCAGAAGCTCTTTTGGGACGGTCGCAGCGACTCACTGGAAGCCCAGGCGATCTTTCCGCTCACCCACCCCAACGAAATGAGCGTCACCGACACCTCGGCGCTGGAAGCAGAACTACGCGCCATCCCTGCTTATGTCGAGCTATTCGATGTCGCCTTTGGCGGCGGCGCCCAAGCCGTCGCCGTGCAGCACCTGATGCAGGCCCTGGCCGCCTTCCAACGCAGCCTCTTGAGTCAGAACAGCCCCTTCGATCGCTACGCCGTCGGGGATTTCGACGCCCTGACGCCGCAGCAGCGGCGTGGCCTGGCCCTCTTCCGTTCCGGCGCCACACGCTGTTTCGAATGCCACACCGCCCCCACCTTCGCCAGCGACACCTTTCGCGTCGTTGGCGTGCCCGACGACGACCCGGGCCGCGCTGGCATCGTCGCCGATGGACAAAAAGGCGCGTTCAAAACACCAACCCTGCGCAACATCGCCCTGTCGGCCCCCTACATGCACAACGGCGCCCTGGCCACGCTGGAAGATGTGGTGGATTTCTATGCCAACGGCGGCGGTCACGCCTTCGACATCGCCAACGTGGACGTGTTCGTCAACGGCTTCGATCTGAGCCAGCAAGAGCGGGCTGACCTGGTCGCCTTCCTCTATGCCTTGACCGACGAATCGCAACAGCCAGAGATTCCGGCGGCGGTCCCCTCTGGCCTGCCCGTCGTCCAGCCGATTGACAACCCGGCACACCAACGGGTTGCAGATCACAACCGCGGCGGAGACGGGCAGGTGGTTCCTCCGCGCGCCGCCGTCACCCTGACTGTGCAACCGGGCCAGACCATCCAGGCGGTGGTAGATCGGGCGCGCCCAGGCGACACAGTGTTGATTCCAATGGGCGTCTATCACGAAACCGTAGCCGTTGACATCAGCGATCTGACCATCGAGGGAATTCCCGATGGGCAAGGCGACTTCCCCACGTTGGACGGCGAGTTCAAGCTGGCCGACGGGATCGTCGCTTCAGGCAACAACTTCAAGCTAGGCAAGCTGGCGTTCAAGAACTACAACGACAACGGCGTGCTGGTCGAGGGCGCGACCGGTGTGCATCTGTACGACATCTATGCCGAAAAAACGGGCACCTACGGGGTCTATCCGGTGCGCAGCACCAACATTCTGATCGAACGAGTGACGGTGACGGGGGTGGAGGACGCCGGCATCTACGTTGGTCAGTCGGAAAACGCTGTCGTGCGCGATTGCGTCGCCTACGCCAACGTTGCGGGGATCGAGTTGGAAAATACCCTCAACGGTGAAGTAACGAACTGTCACGCCTACGATAACACAGCGGGGCTGCTGGTCTTCGTACTGCCACAGTTGACTTCCAAGATCTCGGCCAACACACGCGTTCACGATAACATCATCGAAAACAACAATCGAGTCAATTTTGCGCGCGGCGGCGTCGTGCGCTTCGTCCCGTCCGGCATCGGCGTGCTGCTGATGGGCGCCGACCGGGCTGAGATCTATGGCAACGAGATCAAGGACAACAAAACCGGCGGCATCGGCATCTACAGCCTGACGCGCACCGGCCTGTTCGAGCCAAACGAGCTGGACATTGGCCCGCTGCCGGAGGGCAACCGCATCCACGGCAACACCCTGGCGCACAATGGCTTCGCCCCGGACGAATTCCTGACCAAGCTCGGCGTTCCCGGTTCGGACCTGATCTGGGACGGTTCGGGCGCCGGCAACACGTTCGATCAGCCCGGCGCATCGGCCTTCCCGCCCCTGCTGCCGAGTCAAGGCTGGCCGGGCTTTTTGCAGCGCGCCTATGGCAACCTGCTGAATTTTGTGATCGAGAGAGTGATGTAA
- a CDS encoding F0F1 ATP synthase subunit A, producing MRNLFKPRNLLMIVVVLAVMLGGAILFPVPLPTILLPAEVIFSVAGFPVTNTLITTLIADITLLVIAFAVGRNLKEIPTGFQNLIEWFLETFYRMTEDIAGKVNAKRWFPVFITIMMFLMVANWWELIPGFDSIGVIEPIEVATAHTNGTVRTGYKLGTFLGIPSLIKVQVNLDDEQVHEILAEHEAAAASGEAATESESHESKYGAYVLKPLFRAAATDLNVPLALALISVILTQAEGMRVLGMKYWRKFFLPTITGMKAVDAFVGILELISEFAKIISFSFRLFGNVFAGQVLLFVMPFLIPYLIPLPFYGLELFVGFMQAFVFAILTLIFLSSAVVSHEGHEEHGHGKEAPVTAH from the coding sequence GTGCGCAATCTGTTCAAACCACGCAACCTTCTCATGATCGTTGTCGTCCTCGCGGTGATGCTGGGCGGCGCCATTCTCTTTCCGGTGCCCCTGCCCACCATTCTGCTGCCAGCGGAAGTAATCTTCTCCGTGGCTGGCTTCCCGGTTACGAACACCTTGATCACCACCCTGATCGCCGACATCACCCTGTTGGTCATTGCCTTCGCGGTCGGTCGCAATCTCAAAGAAATTCCAACCGGTTTTCAGAACCTGATCGAATGGTTCCTGGAAACTTTCTACCGTATGACCGAAGACATCGCCGGCAAGGTCAACGCTAAGCGCTGGTTCCCGGTCTTCATCACCATCATGATGTTCCTGATGGTGGCGAACTGGTGGGAGTTGATCCCCGGCTTCGACAGCATCGGCGTGATCGAACCGATAGAAGTTGCCACGGCCCACACCAACGGCACGGTGCGCACCGGTTACAAGCTGGGAACGTTCCTGGGCATTCCGTCGCTCATCAAGGTGCAGGTCAACCTGGACGATGAGCAAGTGCATGAGATTCTGGCTGAGCACGAAGCTGCGGCTGCAAGCGGAGAAGCAGCCACCGAGAGCGAGAGTCATGAGAGCAAGTATGGCGCCTATGTCCTGAAGCCGCTGTTCCGCGCCGCGGCCACCGATCTCAACGTGCCGCTGGCCCTGGCGCTGATCTCGGTCATTCTAACGCAAGCTGAGGGCATGCGGGTCCTCGGCATGAAGTACTGGCGTAAGTTCTTCTTGCCGACCATCACCGGCATGAAAGCGGTGGACGCCTTCGTCGGAATTTTGGAGCTGATCTCCGAGTTTGCAAAAATTATCTCTTTCTCCTTTCGTCTTTTCGGCAATGTCTTTGCCGGGCAGGTTCTCCTGTTCGTCATGCCATTTCTGATTCCGTACCTGATTCCCTTGCCGTTCTACGGTTTGGAACTGTTTGTGGGCTTTATGCAAGCCTTCGTCTTTGCCATTCTGACCCTGATCTTCCTGTCGTCGGCGGTAGTCAGCCACGAAGGGCACGAGGAGCATGGTCACGGAAAAGAGGCGCCTGTGACGGCGCATTGA
- the atpE gene encoding ATP synthase F0 subunit C produces the protein MNAVLAAGLAIGLGAIGPGIGVGLLVMGALQAMGRNPEAAGEIRTNMILGIVFAEAIAIYALVVALLLVFVGAPGLATFK, from the coding sequence ATGAATGCAGTTCTGGCTGCGGGTCTTGCGATTGGCTTGGGCGCCATTGGCCCCGGCATCGGCGTCGGTTTGCTTGTGATGGGTGCGCTGCAGGCTATGGGTCGCAACCCAGAAGCGGCCGGCGAAATCCGCACGAACATGATTCTTGGTATCGTGTTCGCTGAAGCAATCGCCATCTACGCGCTGGTGGTTGCCCTGTTGTTGGTCTTCGTGGGCGCGCCGGGTCTCGCGACCTTTAAGTAG
- a CDS encoding BrnT family toxin, producing MDARYRLHGITFEWDIAKAVVNLHKHRILFESACEVFHDPFVYVVEADEAEEESRDKAIGMTQNWQLLHVVYTMRGDTIRIVSARMAVKSERRIYEHQ from the coding sequence ATGGACGCTCGTTACCGGCTTCACGGCATTACTTTTGAATGGGACATCGCCAAAGCAGTTGTTAATCTGCACAAGCACCGTATTTTGTTTGAATCAGCATGCGAGGTCTTTCATGATCCGTTTGTTTATGTCGTGGAGGCGGACGAGGCGGAAGAAGAGTCAAGGGACAAAGCAATTGGCATGACACAGAACTGGCAATTACTGCACGTCGTGTATACCATGCGTGGTGATACGATACGCATTGTTTCTGCCCGCATGGCTGTCAAGTCAGAAAGAAGAATCTATGAACATCAATGA
- the atpG gene encoding ATP synthase F1 subunit gamma encodes MANDREIRRRIKSVKNIAQVTKAMEAVSASKMRRAQAQVLATRPYAEKAWEMLTFLARIRRSGADQQALLQARPEKKVLLLLITSDRGLAGGLNANMLREASRTIRQWEKEGKTVSLVTVGRKGRDFMRRYGPPSRAEFSRVGDRPTSQALSIQKVGVDEATVAPIARVVIDEFVSQAVDAVYIGFMDFVNAVVQKPVIRKLLPIEPDEPTIPITKDYIFEPDAQSVLTQVMESFTEVQILQGLYEAIASEHSARMVAMRNATDAANDLIGELTLSANKARQEKITKELMDIVGGASALAQAST; translated from the coding sequence GTGGCCAATGACCGTGAAATCAGACGACGCATCAAGAGCGTGAAGAACATCGCCCAGGTGACGAAGGCGATGGAAGCTGTCAGCGCGTCGAAGATGCGCCGTGCGCAAGCCCAGGTGCTGGCGACGCGGCCGTATGCGGAAAAGGCCTGGGAGATGCTAACCTTCCTGGCGCGTATCCGGCGCAGCGGCGCCGATCAGCAGGCCCTGTTGCAGGCGCGGCCGGAGAAGAAGGTGCTCCTTCTGCTCATCACCTCTGACCGCGGCCTGGCGGGTGGCCTCAATGCCAACATGCTGCGCGAGGCCTCGCGCACGATTCGGCAGTGGGAAAAAGAGGGTAAGACGGTGTCGCTGGTCACCGTGGGGCGCAAGGGGCGTGACTTCATGCGCCGTTACGGCCCGCCCAGTAGAGCGGAGTTCAGCAGAGTGGGCGATCGGCCAACCAGCCAGGCGCTCAGCATTCAGAAGGTCGGCGTAGATGAAGCTACCGTAGCTCCGATTGCACGCGTCGTGATTGACGAGTTCGTCAGTCAGGCCGTTGATGCGGTTTACATCGGCTTCATGGACTTCGTCAACGCTGTGGTGCAGAAGCCGGTTATCCGAAAGCTCCTGCCCATCGAACCCGATGAGCCGACGATACCGATCACGAAGGATTACATCTTCGAACCGGATGCGCAGTCGGTTTTGACGCAGGTGATGGAGAGCTTTACCGAAGTGCAGATTTTGCAGGGGCTGTATGAGGCCATCGCCAGCGAGCATTCGGCACGCATGGTTGCCATGCGCAACGCGACCGATGCCGCCAACGACCTGATCGGCGAACTGACCCTGAGCGCCAATAAGGCGCGCCAGGAAAAAATTACTAAAGAACTGATGGATATTGTGGGCGGCGCCTCTGCCTTGGCGCAGGCGAGCACCTAG
- a CDS encoding F0F1 ATP synthase subunit alpha, with protein sequence MTASHTESIADLIKKQILAFEAPVHMVDVGTVTEVGDGIARIKGLANAMASELVEFANGVMGIVFNLEENSVGVIIMGEHTEIEEGDLVRSTGRIVSVPVGEALIGRVVNALGEPLDGKGPINASGMRPVERIAPNVIARKSVDTPVQTGIKAIDALIPIGRGQRELIIGDRQTGKTAIAIDTIINQKGKDLICIYVAIGQKRAQVVQLVATLEKYGAMDHTIVVAATASDPAALQYIAPYAGCAMGEEFMEQGKDALIVYDDLSKHAQAYRQVSLLMRRPPGREAYPGDVFYLHSRLLERAARLNADYGSGSLTALPIIETQAGDVSAYIPTNVISITDGQIFLEADLFYAGIRPALNVGISVSRVGGSAQTKSMKKVAGRLKLELTQFRELAAFAQFGSDLDKSTQAQLDRGQRLTEVLKQPQYLPVSLDHQVMTIFAATNGFLDKLPVSALRRWEDEFMKFMDAQHADVGNVILRSKDLDATTADRLKMAIGDFNATFTA encoded by the coding sequence ATGACTGCCTCTCATACTGAGAGCATCGCGGATCTCATCAAGAAGCAAATCCTGGCGTTCGAAGCGCCGGTGCATATGGTGGATGTGGGCACCGTCACCGAGGTGGGCGATGGCATCGCCCGCATCAAGGGCTTGGCCAATGCCATGGCCAGCGAGCTGGTCGAATTCGCCAACGGTGTCATGGGCATCGTCTTCAACCTGGAAGAGAACAGCGTCGGTGTCATCATCATGGGTGAGCACACCGAAATCGAAGAAGGCGACCTCGTCCGTTCTACCGGCCGTATCGTGTCGGTGCCGGTGGGCGAAGCCCTGATCGGCCGTGTGGTCAACGCGCTGGGCGAGCCCCTTGACGGCAAAGGCCCCATCAACGCCAGCGGCATGCGCCCCGTGGAGCGCATCGCACCCAACGTGATCGCCCGCAAGTCGGTGGACACACCGGTGCAAACCGGCATCAAGGCCATCGACGCGTTGATTCCCATTGGTCGCGGCCAGCGCGAGCTGATCATCGGCGATCGCCAGACCGGCAAGACGGCCATTGCGATTGATACCATCATCAACCAAAAGGGCAAAGACCTGATCTGTATTTACGTAGCCATCGGCCAGAAGCGCGCCCAGGTGGTGCAACTGGTGGCTACCCTGGAAAAGTACGGCGCGATGGATCACACCATCGTTGTCGCGGCTACAGCTTCCGACCCGGCCGCCCTGCAGTACATTGCGCCCTACGCCGGTTGTGCCATGGGCGAGGAGTTCATGGAGCAGGGCAAGGACGCGTTGATCGTCTACGACGACTTGAGCAAGCACGCCCAGGCCTATCGCCAGGTATCGCTGCTCATGCGCCGACCGCCTGGCCGTGAAGCCTATCCCGGCGATGTTTTCTACCTGCACTCGCGCTTGCTGGAGCGGGCCGCGCGCCTCAACGCCGATTACGGCAGTGGCTCACTGACGGCTCTGCCCATCATCGAGACGCAGGCCGGTGACGTGTCGGCCTATATCCCCACCAACGTCATCTCGATCACCGACGGCCAGATCTTCCTCGAGGCCGACCTGTTCTACGCCGGCATTCGCCCGGCCTTGAACGTCGGCATCTCGGTGTCGCGCGTCGGTGGCTCCGCGCAAACCAAGTCCATGAAGAAGGTGGCCGGTCGCCTGAAGCTGGAACTGACACAGTTCCGTGAACTGGCCGCGTTTGCCCAGTTCGGCTCCGACCTGGACAAATCCACGCAGGCGCAGCTCGATCGTGGTCAACGCCTGACCGAGGTGCTCAAGCAGCCGCAGTATCTGCCGGTGTCGCTCGATCACCAGGTGATGACCATCTTCGCCGCCACCAACGGCTTCCTGGACAAGCTGCCGGTCAGCGCGCTGCGTCGTTGGGAAGATGAGTTTATGAAGTTCATGGACGCACAGCACGCAGACGTCGGCAATGTCATCCTGCGCAGCAAAGACCTGGACGCGACAACGGCTGATCGCCTGAAGATGGCCATTGGCGACTTCAATGCCACGTTCACGGCGTAA
- the atpD gene encoding F0F1 ATP synthase subunit beta: MGNNGTRVEGRILAVVGPVVDVEFPPDQLPQIYDAIEIPLGSGSALVCEVQQHLGDGRVRAVAMSSTDGLRRGMPVRNTGAPISVPVGPDTLGRIFNVLGQPIDMKGDVKAVTYYPIHRLAPLFVEQSTQTQVFETGMKVVDLIAPFTKGGKTGIFGGAGVGKTVIIQELIHNIAKFHSGYSVFAGVGERSREGNDLYHEMKESGVLPQTVMVFGQMNEPPGARLRVGLTGVTMAEYFRDEGRDVLLFIDNIFRFVQAGSEVSALLGRMPSAVGYQPTLGTEMGELQERITSTKTGSITSMQAIYVPADDYTDPAPATTFAHLDAIVSLERALAAQGLYPAVDPLASTSRVLDPLIVGMEHYDVTRGVQRTLQRYRDLQDIIAILGVEELSEDDKLVVARARRMQRFLTQPMHVAEQFTGQPGAYVKIEETVRGFKEILEGKYDTLPEQAFYMVGTIEQVVAKAKTLTGG; the protein is encoded by the coding sequence ATGGGAAATAACGGAACGCGAGTCGAAGGTAGAATCCTCGCGGTAGTCGGGCCGGTGGTAGACGTCGAATTTCCGCCTGATCAACTGCCTCAAATTTACGACGCGATCGAAATCCCGCTGGGCAGCGGGTCGGCCCTGGTCTGCGAAGTGCAGCAGCACTTGGGTGATGGCCGTGTGCGCGCCGTCGCCATGTCGAGCACCGACGGCTTGCGGCGCGGCATGCCTGTGCGTAACACGGGCGCTCCCATCAGCGTGCCGGTCGGCCCCGACACCCTGGGCCGTATCTTCAACGTTCTCGGCCAGCCGATTGACATGAAGGGCGATGTCAAGGCCGTCACCTATTACCCCATTCATCGCCTGGCCCCGCTGTTCGTCGAGCAGTCTACACAGACCCAGGTCTTCGAGACCGGCATGAAGGTCGTTGACCTCATCGCGCCCTTCACCAAGGGGGGAAAGACCGGCATCTTCGGCGGCGCCGGCGTCGGCAAGACGGTCATCATCCAGGAACTGATTCACAACATCGCCAAGTTCCACAGCGGCTATTCGGTGTTTGCCGGCGTGGGCGAGCGTTCCCGCGAGGGCAATGACCTTTACCACGAAATGAAGGAATCGGGCGTGCTGCCGCAGACCGTCATGGTCTTCGGGCAGATGAATGAGCCGCCCGGCGCCCGCTTGCGCGTGGGCCTGACTGGCGTGACGATGGCGGAGTACTTCCGTGACGAGGGCCGCGACGTGCTCTTGTTCATTGATAACATCTTCCGCTTTGTGCAAGCCGGCTCTGAAGTGTCGGCTCTGCTGGGCCGTATGCCCAGCGCCGTCGGTTATCAGCCCACCCTGGGCACCGAAATGGGCGAACTGCAAGAGCGCATCACGTCCACCAAGACCGGCTCCATCACCTCGATGCAGGCCATCTACGTGCCGGCCGACGACTACACCGACCCCGCCCCGGCGACGACCTTCGCCCACCTGGACGCGATCGTCTCGCTGGAACGCGCCCTGGCCGCGCAGGGCCTTTACCCGGCCGTGGATCCGCTGGCCTCGACCAGCCGTGTTCTGGATCCACTGATTGTGGGCATGGAACACTACGACGTGACCCGCGGCGTGCAGCGCACCTTGCAGCGCTACCGCGATCTGCAAGACATCATCGCCATTCTCGGTGTCGAAGAATTGAGCGAAGATGACAAGTTGGTGGTGGCGCGCGCGCGCCGTATGCAGCGCTTCCTGACGCAGCCGATGCATGTGGCCGAGCAGTTCACCGGTCAGCCCGGCGCG
- a CDS encoding flippase-like domain-containing protein: MRDKLTALLKLVVSAALIAFIFSRADLAALGARLAGANGLLVLLALIAYFGAIVMNTAKWAVLLRAQVPGVPFGALLRYTFIGVFFNNILPANIGGDVMRGYGLSAYTESKLDAAASVIVDRLVGLMAFVSSAVVAALIAIYTTHLPDLVVVGAVAIVALAALVFAFAVLFSRRLRIVLARLFDWSLLRPLAPVYGRLADAFGAYRFRYKTLLAAYLIGMTGLMLTNAVNYLLSQALGGGISFLAIALFNPLIALVLLIPISVGGLGVNQNAYVGFYGLVGVPHDHALAVSLLIQALIIISSLPGGLLWLRGRNITR, translated from the coding sequence GTGCGTGACAAACTAACGGCGCTGCTCAAACTGGTGGTCAGTGCAGCGCTGATCGCTTTCATCTTCAGTCGTGCAGATTTGGCTGCGCTGGGCGCTCGCCTGGCCGGCGCTAACGGTCTTCTTGTTCTACTGGCGCTGATCGCCTATTTCGGCGCCATTGTCATGAACACGGCCAAATGGGCCGTTCTCTTACGTGCCCAGGTGCCCGGGGTTCCTTTTGGCGCGCTGCTGCGCTACACCTTTATCGGCGTTTTCTTCAACAATATCCTGCCGGCCAACATTGGCGGTGATGTCATGCGCGGCTACGGCCTGAGCGCGTACACGGAGAGCAAACTCGACGCCGCGGCCTCGGTCATCGTAGATCGCTTGGTGGGGCTGATGGCGTTCGTTTCGTCCGCGGTGGTGGCCGCACTGATCGCCATCTACACCACGCACCTGCCCGATCTCGTCGTGGTGGGCGCAGTGGCGATTGTTGCGCTGGCGGCGCTCGTCTTTGCCTTTGCGGTGCTCTTCAGCCGGCGTCTGCGCATCGTCCTGGCCCGGCTGTTCGACTGGTCACTCCTGCGGCCGCTGGCTCCTGTCTACGGTCGCCTGGCCGATGCCTTTGGAGCCTATCGTTTTCGCTACAAGACACTGCTGGCTGCCTACCTGATCGGCATGACCGGCCTGATGCTGACCAACGCGGTCAATTACCTGCTGTCCCAGGCGCTGGGCGGCGGTATCTCGTTCCTGGCGATTGCCCTCTTCAACCCGCTCATCGCCCTCGTGCTTCTGATTCCCATTTCCGTGGGCGGGCTTGGCGTCAATCAGAACGCGTACGTCGGTTTCTATGGCCTGGTGGGTGTGCCGCACGACCATGCCCTGGCGGTGTCGCTGCTGATACAGGCGCTCATCATCATCTCCAGCCTGCCCGGTGGGCTGTTGTGGTTACGCGGTAGGAACATCACGCGGTAG
- the atpF gene encoding F0F1 ATP synthase subunit B — MDIFGQLGINGAFLLAQIINFLILFYLLRRFLLKPVMNMLDARRQRIEDGMKAADRARQAAEAERTELMKKLDEERRAAQSRIAAVAGDSEKVRESILTTARAEAEDIKTKARAEASAERAQMLRDMQRQVADLAVLAAERILGHELSSPTEQKRMVNEFLASKLQ, encoded by the coding sequence TTGGATATCTTTGGACAACTTGGAATTAACGGTGCCTTCCTGCTTGCGCAAATCATCAACTTCCTGATCCTGTTCTACTTGCTGCGGCGCTTCTTGCTGAAGCCCGTGATGAACATGCTGGACGCACGACGCCAGCGTATCGAGGACGGGATGAAGGCCGCCGACCGGGCACGCCAAGCCGCCGAAGCCGAGCGGACGGAATTGATGAAGAAGCTGGACGAGGAACGCCGCGCGGCGCAATCGCGTATTGCGGCGGTGGCCGGCGACAGCGAAAAGGTGCGTGAAAGCATCCTGACAACGGCGCGAGCGGAAGCTGAGGACATCAAGACAAAGGCGCGCGCAGAGGCGTCGGCCGAACGCGCGCAAATGCTGCGCGATATGCAGCGCCAGGTGGCCGATCTGGCCGTCCTGGCCGCGGAGCGCATCCTGGGCCATGAGCTGTCAAGCCCGACCGAACAGAAGCGCATGGTCAATGAGTTCTTAGCGAGTAAACTACAGTGA
- the atpH gene encoding ATP synthase F1 subunit delta, whose protein sequence is MKAETSARDYASGFLAAAVEHWSQHLTVLADRLENDALLRPLSDQAQEFAGRNATLTGLLPTDFGKLEVDLLQVLLSRGDLSKLREVVAELNAILQRTVAGTQTVAVTSAQPLSESDRNALQDKFSAQFGAGLEFHYTEDPALLGGMIVRVGDKLIDTSVASRLSRMREQLAAAVR, encoded by the coding sequence GTGAAAGCCGAAACCAGCGCACGCGACTATGCGAGCGGCTTTCTGGCCGCGGCTGTGGAACACTGGTCACAGCACCTGACGGTTTTGGCTGACCGGCTGGAGAATGATGCGTTGCTGCGCCCGCTGAGCGACCAGGCACAAGAGTTTGCCGGGCGCAACGCGACGCTGACCGGTCTTTTACCAACCGACTTCGGCAAGTTAGAAGTGGACTTGCTGCAAGTGCTGTTGTCACGTGGCGACTTGAGCAAGCTGCGCGAGGTGGTGGCAGAACTCAATGCGATCCTGCAGCGCACGGTGGCCGGCACGCAAACGGTGGCGGTGACAAGCGCCCAGCCGTTGAGCGAGAGCGACCGCAACGCCTTGCAGGACAAGTTCAGCGCGCAGTTTGGCGCCGGCCTTGAGTTTCACTACACTGAGGACCCGGCGCTCCTGGGCGGTATGATCGTGCGCGTGGGGGACAAACTGATTGATACCAGCGTCGCCAGCCGCCTGAGTCGCATGCGTGAACAATTGGCCGCCGCGGTGCGTTAG